The Streptomyces sp. B3I8 nucleotide sequence GGTCTCGACGGCACCCGCGGCATCGTCAAGACCCGGCTGCTGGCGTTCGGCCTGTTCATCGTCGCCCTGCTCATCGGCTCCGTCGTGCTGCCGCTGACAGTGGCCGGACCGGACGCGGTGGTGGAGGTGGTCCCCTGGTCCACCACGGTCGTACAAGTGCTGTACTGGCCGGTCGTCGTCGTCCTCTCGATCGTCTTCCTCACCACGCTCTACCAGGTCTCCGTGCCGGTCCGCTCGCCCTGGGTGGAGGACGTGCCCGGCGCGCTCGTCGCCCTCGCCATGTGGGTGCTCGGCAGCTTCCTGCTGCGCATCTACCTCACCAGCACCATCGAGGGCCCCACGATCTACGGCTCGCTGGCCGCGCCCGTCGCCGTCCTGCTGTGGATCGGCGTCGCCGCGTTCGCGGTGCTGGTGGGCGCGGCCGTCAACGCCGCGATCGACCGCGTCTGGCCGGCCGCCGCGACCGCCGCCGCCCGCGAGGCCAACGAGCGGCTCCGCAGGGAACAGGCCGCGGAGTACGTCGCCCGCACGGCCGCCCTGTGCGACGACGACCCGGACGACCCCGACATGCCCTCCGAGTTCCCCGAACGCTGGTCGCGTTTCCTGCCCCCGGAGGACGTCACGTCCCGCCTGCGCGCCCACGTCCGCAGCTACCACCACGGCAAACCGTCCGGCGGGCCGAGAGAGCCGCGGGGCTAGCCTGGCGGTATGTACGCGGAACGGGCGTCACGGCTGCCGGGGGCGGTGGTCTGGCGCCGTCGCACGGAACGGCCGGCCGCCGTACCGTCCGTCCTGCCTGCCCCGTCCCGGCGACCAGGCCCGCCCGTCCTGCCCGAGCGTCCCGTCCTGCCCGACGGCTGCATGGACCTGCTGTGGACCGAGGGCCGGCTGCTGGTCGCCGGTCCCGACACGCACGCGTACGTCCCCGACGGCCTGCCCGCGCACTGGGTGGGCGTCCGCTTCCCGCCCGGCACGGCGCCGACGCTGCTCGGCGTCCCGGCCCACGAACTGCGCGACCGCCGCGTCGACCTCGCCGACCTGTGGCCGGCCACCCTGGTCCGACGCCTGACCGCCCGCGTCGACGCGGCCCCGGACCCGGCCACCGCACTGGAGGCACTCGCGCTGGACCGGGCGGCGGACACGGACCCCCCTGACCCGCTGCTGACGCGGGTGGTCGCCTCCCTGAACGCGGGCCACTCGGTGACCGCGACCGCAGAAGCCCTCGGCATGAGCACCCGCCGGCTCCACCGCCGCTCCCGCACGGCATTCGGCTACGGCCCGAAGACCCTCTCCCGCGTCCTGCGGCTGCAGCGGGCACTGAGGGCGGCGGCGGAGGGCGCACCGCACGCGGAGGTGGCGGCCCGAACGGGCTACGCGGACCAGGCCCACCTCACGCGAGAGGTACGGGCTCTGACGGGGATGACCCCGGGGCGGCTCTTCCCGCCTCCGCACGGGGATCCGCCGGGCTGAGGGCGCGCACCGAGAACACCGCACGGATCCCTCCGCAGGACCGCCGGCGCCTCTTCGTCCACCGGGCCGGGCACCCATGCGTGGCAGTACCACCGGTGGGCGGCGGCCGCACGGCGGATCACCTCGTGTTCTCCTGACCGCACGGCCCGTGTCCGTCGTGGACCCGGACCCGGGACCGGCTTCTCACAGCCCCGCGTAAAGATCCACCGCATTGCCGTCCGGGTCGTGGACGATCGCGTAGCGCTGGCCCCAGACCGCGTCCCACGGGGCGAGTTCGCCGTGGTGGCCGGCGGTCACCAGGGCCTCGTGGAGGGTGTCCACCTCGGCCGGGGTCGCGCAGCGCACGGCGAGGGACGCGCGGCCCCCGGCGCCGTCCGACGGCGGGTGCCAGCCGGGGCGGAAGGAGCGCACCACCTCCTCCGTGTCCAGCAGCAGGCGCATCCCGCCGGGCACCTCCGCCTCCGCGTGCGGTTGCCGCTCGCTGCCCTCGGGGAAGACGAAGCCCAGCCGGCGGTAGAAGGCGAGGGAGGCGGCCATGTCGGAGACGACCAGGCCGATCGCGTCGAGTCGTGGAGTCATGCGGTCACCGTAGGCGGGCCGCTCGCCCCGGGTCTTGAAGGAAACGGACACCGCATAGGCTGCGCACCCATGGCCTCCCGACTCCTCGTGTACACCCGCACCACCGCCTACCGTCACGACTCCGTCCCGGACGCCGTCGCCGCCCTGCGCACCCTCGACCCCGGCGGTCTCGCCGTGGACGCCACCGAGGACCCGGCCGCCCTGGAGGCCCCCCTCACCCCGTACGCGGCCGTCGTCTTCCTCTCCACCAGCGGCGAGGTCCTCACCGACGCCGGCCGCTCCCGTCTGGCCGCGTACATCGAGGCCGGCGGCGGCTTCGCAGGGGTGCACGCGGCGGCCTGCACCGAGTACGACTGGCCGTACTTCGGCGAACTGCTGGGCGCCCGTTTCACCCGGCACCCCGTCTACCAGCCGGGCCAGGTCGTCGTCGAGGACCGCGCCCACCCCGCCACCGCCCACCTCCCCGCCCGCTGGGACCTCACCGACGAGTGGTACGACTTCGACACCAACCCCCGCGCCACCGCGCACATCCTGCTGCGCGCCGACGAGAACTCGTACGAGGGCGGAGGCATGGGCACCGACCACCCGCTCGCCTGGTACCGCGAGCAGGGCGCCGGCCGGGTCTTCTACACCGCCCTCGGCCACGCCTCGCCCGCCTACGCCGACCCGGCCTTCCGCACCCACCTCCTCGGCGGGCTGCGCTGGGCGGCCGGGCTCGCTCACCCCGCCGGGGCGTGAGTCACCCGGATCTTGGACTGGCCGTGCGGCAGCCGCTCCCAGTCGTCCATGAACCGGGCCCGGAGCCCGTACCGGGCGGCCAGCGCCACGAGCGTCTGCGTGCGGTAGTAGAAGTCCTCGTGCAGCACGTGGTGCTCCTCGCCCTCGGTCCGGTCGAAGGTGAAGTCGAACCAGCCCCCCGGCGCGAGCACCCGGCCGACGTGCGCCAGGCACTCCTCGATCACCGGCAGCGGCGAGTGGGAGAAGACGCTGTGCGCGTGGACGACGTCGAAGTGCGCGTCGGGCAGGAACGCGAACTTCAGGTCGCGGACCGGCGTGAGCGTCGGGAGCCGCCGTTGCAGCCCCTTCTCCGCGATCGTGTCCTGTGCCGCGGCGAGGATGTCGGGGGAGATGTCCAGACCGTAGTAGTGCCCGGGCTCCAGATGCCGGATGAACCGCCAGCCGGCGCGCAGGTTGCCGCAGCCGATCTCCAGCATCCGGTGCTCGGGACGCAGCCCGTGTTCCACCAGGTAGTCGAACTGCATCGCGCCGAGCGCCAGCCACCGCTCCCGGGTCGGGCTGCCGACCGCCGCGTCCGGACTCACCTGCGTGTCGGAGCGCATCACGGCCCGGTAGTAGTCGACGTGGTCCGGGTACTTGCGGCGCAGCCACATGTCCCGGGTGACACGCACGAGATGCCTCGGCACCCGGCCCGGATGCCGCACGGCGTAGCCCACACGGTGCCCGAAGCTCGCTCGGTCGACGGTGACGTTCTTGGCCGGCACAGGGTCCTCCTCGGTCGTTCCGCGCTGTCCCGCCCAGCCTGGCGGCGACGACGGCCCACGCCTGTCGGCCGTCCGGATCGCTCTCCGGCCCGGCCCGGCCGACACCGGTGTCAACCGATCGGTTGATGCGCACGCCCGAACACCCCGATAGACACGAACGGGAGAGGACGGAGGACCCCATGGAGCAGCCGCAGTCCCAGCCGTACGCGCAGGAAGCCACCGATCCCGACGCGCGCTGGCTCAACGCCGTCCTCCACACCGCCTTCCTCGCCCTCCTCTGCTCCTCCCTCGTCCGCTACCTCACCCACGCCCACGGTGGTGACGCCCGTACGGTCGCCCTGTTCGTGACCTTCCCGCTCCTTTACGCCGCCGGCCGGCTGCTCGCCCCCGCCCCCGCGCCCGGCACGCGGCCCACCGTCCGGCACCTCGTCTGGCTCGGGGCCGTCACCGCGAACTGGATCGTGCTCCTCGTCCAGGCGCCGAGCGCCACCTGGTGCGCGATGCCCCTGCTGTTCACCGGGCTGCACGCACTGCCCCCGCGCCTCGCCGTACCGCTCGTGGCACTGCTCACCGCGCTGGTCGTCGGCTCCGAGATCCGGATGTCGCACGGCACGCTCAACCCCAACATGGTCGTCGCCCCGCCGGCCATCGGCGCGGTCGCCACCGCCGTACTGGTCCACCTCCAGCGCCAGTCGGCCCGCCGACGCCTCCTCATCGACGACCTGGTCCGCACCCGCCGGGACCTCGCGGCCACCGAACGGCGGGCCGGCGTCCTCGCCGAGCGGCACCGGCTGTCCGCCGAGATCCACGACACCCTCGCCCAGGGCCTGACCAGCCAACGCATGCTGCTCCAGGCCGCCGAACGGGTCTGGCGCACGGATCCCGCGACGGCCCACGACCACCTGCGCGAAGCCACCGGCATCACCGCCCGCAACCTCACCGAGGCCCGGCGCCTGGTCCAGGACCTCGGCCCCGCCGACCTCACCGACGACACCCTCCCCGGCGCGCTCCGGGCCCTCACCGAGCGCGAGAGCCGGCCGGGCCTCGCGGTGGAGTTCCGGCTCGACGGCACGCCCGGTCCGCTCCCGGACCGGGTCGAGGCGACACTGCTGCGCATCGCGCAGGGCGCGCTGGCCAACGTGCGCGAGCACGCGGCGGCGACCCGCGCCGCCCTCACGCTCACCTGCCTCGACGACCGGATCGCGCTCGACATCGCGGACAACGGCCGCGGCTTCGACCCGACGGCCCGCCCGGCCCCCGTCTCCGGCAGGGGACACGGGCTCCCCGCCATGCGCATCAGAGCCCGGCAGGCCGGGGGCACCCTCACCGTCGAGTCGACGCCGGGCGAGGGCACCGTCGTCACCGCCATCACCCCGCTGGAGTTCGCGCCATGACCCCTGTACCCGTACGACTGCTGCTGTGCGACGACCACGCGGTGGTCCGGGCCGGCCTGCGCGCCCTGCTGTCCAGCGCCGACGGCATCGAGGTCGTCGGCGAGGCGGGCAGTGGCGAGGAGGCGCTCGCGCTCGCCGCCCAGCTCCGCCCGGACGTCGTACTGATGGACCTGCAACTCGGCGACGGCATCGACGGCGTGAAGGCGACCCGGAAGCTGACAGCCGGGACGCCGGCGCCGCGCGTCCTCGTCCTCACCATGTTCGACACGGACGCCGACATCACCCGGGCCGTCGAGGCGGGCGCCACCGGGTATCTGCTCAAGGCGGAGCGCCCGGAGGAACTGTTCGCCGCGATCCGTGACGCGGCAACAGGGCGTACGGCCCTGTCGGCGCCGGTCGCCGACCGCCTGCTCGCACACCTGCGCGACCCTCGCCCGGCCCTGTCGGACCGCGAGCACGAGATCCTCCAGCAACTGTCACGGGGACTGGGCAACCGTGAGATCGCACGGGCGCTGTTCATCAGCGAGGCGACGGTGAAGACCCATCTGCAGCGGATCTACGGCAAGTTGGGGGTAGAAACCCGGGCAGGCGCGGTGGCGCTGGCGAAGGAACGACGGTTGCTGCGGTAGCGCGCCCGTACGAACCCGCACCCGCGTACGGACGGGAGCGGGGCGCGGGGGTGCGGCGCAGCCCGCCGCGTAGCTGGTCCACAGCGAACGTGTCCCCTCCACACCCCGGGCAGTATGCCCGGCGGCGGCGGGCTCGCCGCGCCCCCGACACCACGAACCACGCAGCGCACCCCCGCACCTCTCGGCACCACAAAGCACGCGCCGGGCCACCCCCAACACACCCACCGCAAAATACGATATGAGCCGCCCCGAACCGCATCCGCACGCACCCACACGCACCCGCACCGAAAGACCGAGCCGCCTCCCCGCTCCACCCCACCGCACCACCCGGCAGGAAGGACGCGCGCATGGCAACCTCCGAGACCCCTGCCAACGACCCCTCGGGGTCCCCGGACCCCGTCGTCCGCACTCCCCACGGCCGCGTCCGCGGCCGCTACGAACAGGGCGTCGCCGTCTTCCGCGGCATCCCCTTCGCCGCCCCGCCCTTCGGCCCGCGCCGCTTCCGGCCCCCCGTGCCGCCCGAGCCGTGGGGCGGCGTCCGCGACGCCGGCGCCTACGGGCCCACCCCGCCCAAGCCGCCGTACTCCGAGGCGTTCGCCCGCTTCCTCGCCGACCCGGTGGTCGCCGGCGACGACTGCCTCAACCTGAACGTGTGGACACCGGAGCCGGGCCGCGGGGCCCGGCTCCCGGTCATGGTGTGGATCCACGGCGGCGCCCTCACCCGCGGCTCCTCCGCCGTGCCCATCTACGACGGCACGGCCTTCGCCCGCGACGGAGTCGTTCTCGTCTCCTTCAACTACCGCCTCGGAGTGGAGGGTTACGGCCTCTTCCCGGACGCCCCGCCCAACCTCGGCCTGCACGACCAGCTCGCCGCGCTGGAGTGGGTGCACGCGTCCGTCGCGGAGTTCGGCGGCGATCCGGACCACGTCACCGTGTTCGGCGAGTCGGCGGGCGCCATCAGCATCGGCGCACTGCTGGCCGCGCCGCGCGCCCGGGGCCTGTTCCGGCGGGCGGTGCTGCAGAGCGGGCCGCCCGAGGTGACGGACCGGGACAAGGTGCGCCGGCTGGTGCGGCGGATGGCCGCGCGGCTGGAGGTCCCCGCCACGGCCGCCGCCTTCGCCGACGTGGACCGCACCCGGCTGGCCGAGGCCCAGGCGGAGGCCGGCCGCATGGCCGGCCCCATCCTGGGCGGCCCCGCGTTCGGCATCGTCGTCGACGGCGACCTCGTGCCCCGCGACCCGCAGGCGGCGCTGATGGACGGCGCCGCCCGGGACGTACCGCTGCTGATGGGCTGGACCAGCGAGGAGTACCGGCTGTGGATCGCGCCCACGGGGCTGGTCGAGCGCATCGACCGCCTCGGCCCGCTCGCCGTCGCGCTGGCGATGGCCCGCTGCCACTGCGGACCCGAGGTGATCCGCGGCTACCGCGCCGCGCACCCGGCGGCCACGACGTCCGAGCTGATCGGCCAGATGGTCACCGACCACCTGCTCCGTGTGCCGCTGCACCGACTGGCCGACGCCCGCGCGGGCCTCGCCCCGACGGACGGACCCCCGCCCGCGAACCCGCCCGCGAACCCGCCCGCGAACCCGCCCGCGAACCCGCCCTCCGGCATCGCACCGGCCACCCTCGCGGCCGGCACCCACGTGTACGAATTCGCCTGGCGCTCCAACGTCCCCGGCCTCGGCGCCTGTCACGCCCTGGAACTGGGCTTCGTCTTCGACGCGGCCGACGTACCGGAGGCGGAACGGCTCGCCGGCCCGGACGCGCCCCGGGAGTTGGCGCAGGAGATGCACGAGGCCTGGGTGCGGTTCGCGGTGGACGGCGACCCCGGGTGGGCGCCGTGGGACGCGTCCCACCCCGTACGGCTGTTCGGCGGGGGCGGGGAGGAGAACCCCCTGGTGCACGGCCCCCGCGACGCGGAGATGGCCTTGTGGCAGGCGCAGTCCCGACGCCCCGACCCCGGCCGGGTGACCCGCCGGGTGACCCGCCCGCCACTGCGGGTGACGGCCCCGCTGTCGGCGGTCCGCCGCTTCCGGAGATCCTGACGCAGGCCGCGGCCACCGGCTCCACTGCCGGTGTGCTCGGTGAACCGTCGGCGTGCCTTGTGAACCGCCGGTGGGCCCGTGCCCCCTCACACCGCGGCCTCGACGCCGCCGACCCCCGAAGGTGAGC carries:
- a CDS encoding response regulator transcription factor, which produces MTPVPVRLLLCDDHAVVRAGLRALLSSADGIEVVGEAGSGEEALALAAQLRPDVVLMDLQLGDGIDGVKATRKLTAGTPAPRVLVLTMFDTDADITRAVEAGATGYLLKAERPEELFAAIRDAATGRTALSAPVADRLLAHLRDPRPALSDREHEILQQLSRGLGNREIARALFISEATVKTHLQRIYGKLGVETRAGAVALAKERRLLR
- a CDS encoding carboxylesterase/lipase family protein, with protein sequence MATSETPANDPSGSPDPVVRTPHGRVRGRYEQGVAVFRGIPFAAPPFGPRRFRPPVPPEPWGGVRDAGAYGPTPPKPPYSEAFARFLADPVVAGDDCLNLNVWTPEPGRGARLPVMVWIHGGALTRGSSAVPIYDGTAFARDGVVLVSFNYRLGVEGYGLFPDAPPNLGLHDQLAALEWVHASVAEFGGDPDHVTVFGESAGAISIGALLAAPRARGLFRRAVLQSGPPEVTDRDKVRRLVRRMAARLEVPATAAAFADVDRTRLAEAQAEAGRMAGPILGGPAFGIVVDGDLVPRDPQAALMDGAARDVPLLMGWTSEEYRLWIAPTGLVERIDRLGPLAVALAMARCHCGPEVIRGYRAAHPAATTSELIGQMVTDHLLRVPLHRLADARAGLAPTDGPPPANPPANPPANPPANPPSGIAPATLAAGTHVYEFAWRSNVPGLGACHALELGFVFDAADVPEAERLAGPDAPRELAQEMHEAWVRFAVDGDPGWAPWDASHPVRLFGGGGEENPLVHGPRDAEMALWQAQSRRPDPGRVTRRVTRPPLRVTAPLSAVRRFRRS
- a CDS encoding ThuA domain-containing protein; this translates as MASRLLVYTRTTAYRHDSVPDAVAALRTLDPGGLAVDATEDPAALEAPLTPYAAVVFLSTSGEVLTDAGRSRLAAYIEAGGGFAGVHAAACTEYDWPYFGELLGARFTRHPVYQPGQVVVEDRAHPATAHLPARWDLTDEWYDFDTNPRATAHILLRADENSYEGGGMGTDHPLAWYREQGAGRVFYTALGHASPAYADPAFRTHLLGGLRWAAGLAHPAGA
- a CDS encoding sensor histidine kinase; the encoded protein is MEQPQSQPYAQEATDPDARWLNAVLHTAFLALLCSSLVRYLTHAHGGDARTVALFVTFPLLYAAGRLLAPAPAPGTRPTVRHLVWLGAVTANWIVLLVQAPSATWCAMPLLFTGLHALPPRLAVPLVALLTALVVGSEIRMSHGTLNPNMVVAPPAIGAVATAVLVHLQRQSARRRLLIDDLVRTRRDLAATERRAGVLAERHRLSAEIHDTLAQGLTSQRMLLQAAERVWRTDPATAHDHLREATGITARNLTEARRLVQDLGPADLTDDTLPGALRALTERESRPGLAVEFRLDGTPGPLPDRVEATLLRIAQGALANVREHAAATRAALTLTCLDDRIALDIADNGRGFDPTARPAPVSGRGHGLPAMRIRARQAGGTLTVESTPGEGTVVTAITPLEFAP
- a CDS encoding class I SAM-dependent methyltransferase — protein: MPAKNVTVDRASFGHRVGYAVRHPGRVPRHLVRVTRDMWLRRKYPDHVDYYRAVMRSDTQVSPDAAVGSPTRERWLALGAMQFDYLVEHGLRPEHRMLEIGCGNLRAGWRFIRHLEPGHYYGLDISPDILAAAQDTIAEKGLQRRLPTLTPVRDLKFAFLPDAHFDVVHAHSVFSHSPLPVIEECLAHVGRVLAPGGWFDFTFDRTEGEEHHVLHEDFYYRTQTLVALAARYGLRARFMDDWERLPHGQSKIRVTHAPAG
- a CDS encoding VOC family protein; protein product: MTPRLDAIGLVVSDMAASLAFYRRLGFVFPEGSERQPHAEAEVPGGMRLLLDTEEVVRSFRPGWHPPSDGAGGRASLAVRCATPAEVDTLHEALVTAGHHGELAPWDAVWGQRYAIVHDPDGNAVDLYAGL
- a CDS encoding YihY/virulence factor BrkB family protein, coding for MQPASESPDSPPGRFHRARALYRNVSKRRTAWLLLKDTVNSCVEYRILGLAAEAAFFTLLSVPPLLLSLIGLLGYVDDWTGTDTISSLENNLLEASRTVLSDKGVTEVAEPLLHDVMKGGRPDIISIGFLFALWSGSRAVNVFIDTITVMYGLDGTRGIVKTRLLAFGLFIVALLIGSVVLPLTVAGPDAVVEVVPWSTTVVQVLYWPVVVVLSIVFLTTLYQVSVPVRSPWVEDVPGALVALAMWVLGSFLLRIYLTSTIEGPTIYGSLAAPVAVLLWIGVAAFAVLVGAAVNAAIDRVWPAAATAAAREANERLRREQAAEYVARTAALCDDDPDDPDMPSEFPERWSRFLPPEDVTSRLRAHVRSYHHGKPSGGPREPRG
- a CDS encoding AraC family transcriptional regulator; the encoded protein is MYAERASRLPGAVVWRRRTERPAAVPSVLPAPSRRPGPPVLPERPVLPDGCMDLLWTEGRLLVAGPDTHAYVPDGLPAHWVGVRFPPGTAPTLLGVPAHELRDRRVDLADLWPATLVRRLTARVDAAPDPATALEALALDRAADTDPPDPLLTRVVASLNAGHSVTATAEALGMSTRRLHRRSRTAFGYGPKTLSRVLRLQRALRAAAEGAPHAEVAARTGYADQAHLTREVRALTGMTPGRLFPPPHGDPPG